The SAR202 cluster bacterium genomic interval CTTCAAAGTAGCCGGCAAACAACCTGCAAGCAAAGGGTAGTGAGAGCAGCCATCCAGCCCAGGAGCATCGGTTATGCCCGTGTTCCCCAGGCGGCCGGCATTCCGGGAATTCCCTTTCTGAGGCACGCACTGACAGTGGTCTCCACGTCTCAAGGCCCAACGGGCCGGAATGGTTCAGCCCAGGGAGGAGCCCCGAGGGCTCTGCGGAGTGGGCGCAGCCCTGGGTAAGGGCGCGCGAATTTCCAAGCCCTGAAAGGGCGTGATGGTCCGACGAGGCCGCGACCCGTGCCGCAATCGTTGTCTCGTGTCCTCGTCCACCTCTTATTCACCACAAAAGACCGCGCGCCACTCTTGAAAGCCGAGGTGCGGGCGGAGTTGCACCCCTATCTGACCACAATCCTGAGAGACAACAATTGCCCTCCCCTGAACGTCGTCGGCCCGGAAGACCATGTGCACCTCTTTTTCGGCCTTTCGAGGACCCGGTCAATCGCCGAGGTTGTCGAGGCCGTCAAGACCAGCTCTTCGAAGTGGCTAAAGTCGAAGGGGCCGGATCTCGCCGCCTTCAGATGGCAAGGCGGATACGGGGCATTTTCGGTGAGCGAGTCGGGAGCGCAGGCGGTTGTGAAATACATCTATAACCGGGTGGAGCACCACAAGAAGCAGAGTTTTCAGGACGAGTTTCGGCTGCTCCTGGAACGGTACAAGGTTGAGTATGACGAGCGGTATGTGTGGGATTAAGGGCGGGCCGAAGACCATCACGGCCTTTCAGGCCTTGGGGAAATATTCGATCCGATACCCAGGGCTACGCCCCTTCGCAGAGCCCTCGGGGCTCCTCCCTGGGCTGAGCCATTCCACCCCGTTGGGGCTTGAAGCCGGGAGAGGCGAGAAAACTATCGGACCCTGTGGGCGATTGGAATGCCAACCGCCCACAGGACCCGATCTTGTTAGTGGCGCTTACCGGGGCGGGTGAGGTTACTAGCTCCGGCGCTGGACGACGTAGTTGACGAGCTCCTTGAGGGAGGCGAGCGCGGGGATGTTGTCCAGCGCGGCGAGGTTGGCGAGGGCGCTGTCGCAGTACTGCTCGGCGACGGCGTAGGAGTCGCGCATGACGGATGAGGACTGGATAGCGGCGACGGCCTTCTTGAGGCTCTCTGAATCTTCGGGGTTCTTGAAGTAGTCTACGAGGGGGTTGTCGACGGAGTTTCGCTCGATGTACATGATCGCCGGCAGGGTCATTATGCCCTGCGAAAGGTCATTTCCGACGGGCTTGCCGATCTCGTCCGGGTTACCCTCGAAGTCCAGGATGTCGTCGATGATCTGGAACGCCATCCCAAGGCTGTAGCCGTAGTGGCGGAGCGCATCGACGACGCTCTCCGGCGCGCCGCTCAACACCGCGCCGGACTCGCTCGCCGTAGTGAAGAGGGACGCGGTCTTGTTGTAAATGCGCTTCTCGTACTGCTCCCGCGTCTGAGCCCAGTCGTACGTCGCCACCATCTCGTGCAGCTCGCCGCTCGAGAGCTCCATGATCGTCTCGGAGAAGCGGCGGATCACGCGCACGTTTTCCGTATCGCAAACGAACGTGGCGGACGTGGCGAAGACGTAGTCGCCGAGCAGGACCGCGGCGTTCCGGCCCCACATCTTGCTGACGGTGACCTTCCCACGCCGGATATCCGAGTTGTCCACCGTGTCGTCGTGAATAAGCGTCGCGATATGCAGCAGCTCCACCGCCGCGGCCATCGTCTCGGCCTTCTTGCCGTCGTTGGGATGGAACTGGGAGCATAGCAGCGTTATAGCGGGACGAACACGCTTGCCCTTGGTCTCCAGCACATGGTCCAGGAGCTCGGCGAGGAATGGAGACTGGTTTTCGCACAGCGAGTGGAGGCGGCGCTTCACGCGCTCCAGGCCATCGCATACGGGCTCATACACGCTGTCCGCAAGGCCGACGCGGTCGCGCGC includes:
- the tnpA gene encoding IS200/IS605 family transposase; translation: MPQSLSRVLVHLLFTTKDRAPLLKAEVRAELHPYLTTILRDNNCPPLNVVGPEDHVHLFFGLSRTRSIAEVVEAVKTSSSKWLKSKGPDLAAFRWQGGYGAFSVSESGAQAVVKYIYNRVEHHKKQSFQDEFRLLLERYKVEYDERYVWD
- a CDS encoding polyprenyl synthetase family protein, producing MTKSTNCSSKGPQVSNSVGPGSPQGVQSVPSFERSKRFADANASAYHEPRQARDRVGLADSVYEPVCDGLERVKRRLHSLCENQSPFLAELLDHVLETKGKRVRPAITLLCSQFHPNDGKKAETMAAAVELLHIATLIHDDTVDNSDIRRGKVTVSKMWGRNAAVLLGDYVFATSATFVCDTENVRVIRRFSETIMELSSGELHEMVATYDWAQTREQYEKRIYNKTASLFTTASESGAVLSGAPESVVDALRHYGYSLGMAFQIIDDILDFEGNPDEIGKPVGNDLSQGIMTLPAIMYIERNSVDNPLVDYFKNPEDSESLKKAVAAIQSSSVMRDSYAVAEQYCDSALANLAALDNIPALASLKELVNYVVQRRS